In Streptosporangiales bacterium, the following proteins share a genomic window:
- a CDS encoding extracellular solute-binding protein produces the protein MSHHSSDVSAVSRRSFLALTGGLGAAVAGLAGCDTGYRDRSGAEGTFHIPDPRKSLPSKDVTFRLVDSGDTKKPFWDAFFEAYQKKHQNVTVKYDGMLVNRMDEAIPLGIRNGTAHDVFQLPPSITIQKAVAEGWVAPFDDLVPDVEAWKKKFPDGTFAEGQQIYAGKLYMVPLGTEQRHFCLLHYNKQLMDEAGYDPAEKPLTVDEYRDAARKMTKKIDQVYGVVLEIGQPNRLTSSVEYMARKAGLGIDTGDGIDGRTGEFFFTKPEVLEAIDVVLALRKDGSLFPGSNSLSAPEAWPRVVRGGAGMVSGGPWVAAQWQNDNPDFEFGVADHPTPVEDPLPLGYTRFGSDSVCIYAKSELKGGGRRRAVVRAQRRRPDPLGRDRQLREPADLREGQSDGRQGLHRRGEAVRGDRRRDGRQPAAGCREPRCRAGQPGAENAGGGGLRRGHPGDHGRRGDEPEEGARRPGR, from the coding sequence ATGAGCCACCACAGCAGTGACGTCTCAGCAGTCAGCAGGCGCAGCTTCCTTGCGCTTACCGGCGGTCTCGGCGCCGCCGTGGCCGGCCTGGCCGGTTGCGATACCGGGTACCGCGATCGCTCCGGTGCAGAGGGCACGTTCCACATCCCGGATCCCAGGAAGTCGCTGCCTAGCAAGGACGTCACGTTCCGTCTGGTCGACAGCGGTGACACCAAGAAGCCCTTCTGGGACGCGTTCTTCGAGGCCTACCAGAAGAAGCACCAGAACGTCACCGTCAAGTACGACGGCATGCTGGTGAACCGGATGGACGAGGCGATCCCGCTCGGCATCCGCAACGGCACGGCCCACGACGTGTTCCAGCTGCCGCCGTCGATCACCATCCAGAAGGCCGTCGCCGAGGGGTGGGTAGCGCCGTTCGACGACCTGGTGCCGGACGTCGAGGCGTGGAAGAAGAAGTTCCCCGACGGCACCTTCGCCGAGGGACAACAGATCTACGCCGGCAAGCTCTACATGGTGCCGCTCGGCACCGAGCAGCGCCACTTCTGCCTCCTGCACTACAACAAGCAGCTGATGGACGAGGCCGGCTACGACCCGGCGGAGAAACCGCTCACCGTCGACGAGTACCGCGACGCGGCACGGAAGATGACGAAGAAGATCGATCAGGTCTACGGCGTGGTGCTCGAGATCGGCCAACCCAACCGGCTGACGAGCTCGGTCGAGTACATGGCACGAAAGGCCGGCCTCGGCATCGACACCGGCGACGGCATCGATGGCCGCACCGGGGAGTTCTTCTTCACCAAGCCTGAGGTGCTCGAGGCGATCGACGTGGTACTCGCGCTACGTAAGGACGGCAGCCTGTTCCCAGGTTCGAACTCGCTGTCCGCGCCGGAAGCATGGCCACGCGTGGTGCGCGGCGGTGCCGGCATGGTGTCCGGTGGGCCGTGGGTCGCCGCCCAGTGGCAGAACGACAACCCGGACTTCGAGTTCGGCGTCGCTGACCATCCGACACCGGTCGAAGACCCACTCCCGCTCGGTTACACCCGCTTCGGCTCAGACTCCGTGTGCATCTACGCGAAGAGCGAGCTCAAAGGCGGTGGCCGGCGACGTGCTGTCGTACGTGCTCAGCGACGAAGGCCAGACCCGCTGGGGAGAGATCGTCAACTGCGGGAACCCGCCGATCTTCGAGAAGGCCAGAGCGACGGCCGCCAAGGACTACACCGCCGAGGGGAAGCGGTGCGTGGAGATCGCCGACGCGATGGTCGCCAACCCGCAGCCGGTTGTCGCGAACCCCGATGTCGCGCTGGCCAACCAGGAGCTGAAAACGCCGGTGGTGGAGGACTTCGGCGCGGTCATCCAGGCGATCATGGTCGGCGAGGAGACGAACCCGAAGAAGGCGCTCGCCGACCTGGCCGGTAG
- a CDS encoding biotin/lipoyl-binding protein, producing the protein MADVEVLSEITGSVWKIEVQVGSEVTEEDPVAVLETMKMEIPVLAPQPGTVKELRVEHGQSVAEGDVLMVLAT; encoded by the coding sequence GTGGCGGATGTCGAAGTGCTGTCGGAGATTACGGGCTCGGTCTGGAAGATCGAGGTCCAGGTGGGCTCCGAGGTGACGGAGGAAGACCCAGTCGCCGTCCTGGAGACCATGAAGATGGAGATCCCCGTGTTGGCTCCGCAGCCAGGCACGGTGAAGGAACTCCGTGTCGAGCACGGCCAATCCGTCGCGGAGGGGGACGTGCTCATGGTCTTGGCTACGTAA
- a CDS encoding SDR family oxidoreductase yields MINGRDEDRLDQAARSLRDTGAEILRLRGDVRDWAQVTTMVASIDECYGTLDVLVNNAGGHFASPLEEISPNGWHAVVDLNLTSVFYCSKACLPVFRKQGRGAILNIGSIAAFGAHPHRAHAGAAKGAVVSLTMTMAYEWAPYGVRVNCIAPGAILTDASPTSNDAKRSAEVEERVPMGRAGRPEEVAQACLFLASDSATYITGETIRVDGGPRRAV; encoded by the coding sequence AGGCGGCGCGCTCTCTCCGGGACACCGGCGCCGAGATCCTGCGGCTGCGAGGGGACGTCCGCGACTGGGCGCAGGTGACCACGATGGTCGCCTCGATCGACGAGTGCTACGGCACACTGGACGTACTCGTGAACAACGCCGGCGGCCACTTCGCCAGCCCGCTCGAGGAAATCAGCCCGAACGGCTGGCATGCGGTGGTCGATCTCAACCTCACCAGCGTCTTCTACTGCTCGAAGGCCTGCCTGCCCGTTTTCAGGAAGCAAGGTCGTGGCGCCATCCTGAACATCGGTTCCATCGCAGCTTTCGGTGCCCACCCGCACCGGGCACACGCGGGTGCAGCGAAGGGTGCCGTGGTATCGCTGACGATGACGATGGCCTACGAATGGGCACCGTACGGCGTCAGGGTGAACTGCATAGCCCCGGGCGCGATATTGACGGATGCCTCCCCCACCTCCAACGACGCGAAGCGAAGCGCAGAGGTAGAGGAACGAGTCCCGATGGGACGCGCAGGTCGCCCCGAGGAAGTGGCCCAGGCATGCCTGTTCCTGGCCTCGGACAGCGCGACCTACATCACCGGGGAGACGATCCGGGTCGACGGCGGTCCCCGTCGGGCGGTGTAG